CGCCGTGGCAGCCGGATCGACGGGAGCGGGCGCCGCGCCGCCGTTCAAGGCGCTCTTCGCGGTGTCGGCGCCGGCGCCGCTCTCCGCGCGCCGTGCCTCGCCTCCGCGCAGCGTCTGGCCGTGCACCAGCTCCTGATAGAGCGGCGAACGTGTCAGCAACTCCTCGTGCGTACCGCGGTCGACGATGTGACCCTCGTCCACGACCACGATCAGATCCGCGTCCTGCACGGTCGAGATACGGTGCGCGACCGCGATCACCGCGCGTTCGGCGGCCAGTTCACGCATCAGCGCCCGCAGCCGCTCCTCGTTCTCGCTGTCGAGCTGGGAGGTCGGCTCGTCGAAGAGGACGATGCGGGTGTCCCGCAGCAGTACGCGGGCAGCCGCCAGCCGCTGCCGCTGACCGCCCGACAGGTCCTCGGCGCGGCCCAGTTCGGTGTCCAGACCGTCCGGCAGCGCCTCCACGGCCGCGCGCAGCCCGAGCGTGTCCAGCGCCCGCCACAGCTCCGCGTCCGGTACGCCGCCGTCCCGGCCGAGCTGAAGGTTCTGCCGCACCGTGCCCTCGACGAGGGTGAAGCTCTGGTCCACGTAGTTGATCTCGCCGCGCAGCTGCTTCAGCGGCCACTGCTCGACCGGCAGCCCGCACACCGAGATCCGGCCCGACTCCGGCAGCAGGAAGCGTTCGGTGAGTCCGAGCAGCGTCGTCTTGCCGGCCCCGGAGGGCCCGACGACGGCGGTCAGCCCGCGCGCGGGCGCCGCGAAGGACGCCTCGTGGATGATGGTGCGCCCACCGTCCACGTACGTCACCCGGTCGAACTCCACCGCGGGCGCCGTGGGGGAGGGCTCGACGGCGGTGGCCGAACCGGGGTCCTCCGACGGGATCATCAGCACGCTGTTGAGACGGCCCCGAGCGGCCAGACCGGCCTGCATCCGCGCGAAGCCCGAGACCAACAAGGTCAGCGGCGACACCAGTTGGAGCAGATACACGATGAAGGCGGCGAACTCGCCGATGTTCAGATCCCCGGAAGCCAGCCGGGCCCCGCTGACCACCATCACCGCGACGATCGACAGCTGCTGGCCGAACTGCATCGTCGGCCCGACCAGCGAACTCACCCGCGCAACGGACACCGCGGCCCTGCGCGCCTCGTCGACACTGTCCCCGAGCGAGGACGCCACCTGACGCTCCGCCAGGAACGCCTTGACCGTCGGCAGCGACAGCACGGCCGCCGTCATCTGCTGGGACATCGCGCCGATGGCGTTCTGCTGCCTCTCGACCCCGCTGCGGATCGCCCGGACACAGGCGAAGATCCCGAGACCCGCGACGGTGAAGGTCGCCAGCACCACCAGCAGCAGAACCCAGTCCAGCAGCCCCATGGCGATCAGCGTGCCGACGGCCAGGAAGAGGGACGACGGGATCTGCGCCACGCCGACGTCCACCACGGAGCGCAGCTGGGAGCTGTCGGAGCTGGCGCGGGCAACCAGATTGCCGGCCCCCTCGCGCCGTACCCGCCGCAGCGGCAGGGTCAGGATGTGCGCGGCGATCCGGAACCGCGCCTCGGAGACCAGGGCCTCACCGGCGCGGGCGAGCAGGTAGGAGCCGATCGCGGACGCGAGACCGGCACCGAGCGCGAGACCGGCCATCGCGAGCATCGGGCGGATCGGCCGTTCGTCCTGGCCCAGCGCCATCACCAGGTCACGGACCTGGAGGGGGAGCATGAGCGTGGCGACGGCGGAGAGCATGCTCATCACCACCGCACCGGCGACCGCGAGCTTCCGGCCCTCCAGGAGCTGGGCGAAGACCCGCAGTTCGTCTGTGTCGGCCGGACGTGGTTCTGTCTTGGCCATGGTGGTGGATCTCCTCCAGCTACGCGGTCTACATCCGGTCACTTTCGGTCGCACGGCCGACGGTTCAGGGCGCGGCGGCGGCCCCGTTACCGGTACCGGTGGGGATGTCAGTGGTGTCGCCGGTGGTGTTGCCGGTGGTCGTGATGCCGGTGGCGCTGTCGGCGGTGTCCGTCCAGGGCCAGGGCGCCGAGTCGAGATTGCGGGCGGGGTCGGCCGGGTCGACGTTCGCCGCGGCGCAGGCCGCCGACAACTCGGCGACCGTCGGCCGCTCGTTGCCCTGCTCGGCGGCGGCGACGAACGCACGGGCCATCACATGCGAACGGTGCTCGCCGAAGCTGAGTCCGCGCATGCCGGTGCGGTCGTCCTTCGGCTCCCAGGCGGCCGTCACGCCGGGGGCCACGACATGCGCGAACGCGGGGGAGGGGCCGTCCGGCAGCCCCGTGGCCAGGGCGCTCTCGGTCAACGCGTCGACCACGCCCCAGGATTCGGAACTCAGATAGACCACCATGCCGTCGTTGCGCGGCAGGCTGGCCGGATTCGAGATGATCTTCGCCCGGTAGATCGCCGACCGGCTCTCCAGCGTGCTCAGCACGGCGTTCCACAGGGCGGGCCCCTGCTCGGCATCGGCCACCCGCAGATACATGCGCAGCAGATCGCCGCCACCGGTACGGCCCTTGCCGCTGTCCACCAGGAAGAAACCCGGCGAGATCAGCGGGCGGGCCGAGGGGAGCTTCATCAGGACCACGGGGCGCCCCGGATCACCGACCGTACGCCCGGTGTCCTGGAGCGACACCGAGTCCGGCACGCCCAGGCGCAGACCGTCGATCTCCACCACGCGCCGGCCGGCGGCCGTCCGCCGGTCGGTGAGGATCGCCGGCGCGACGGTCGCGGCGTGCGGGGTCGCCTCGGCGATCCGGGTCTCGTACTCCGGCGCGCGCAGCGTCTTGGGCGCCTTGCGGTCGCGTATGCCGCGTCCGGTGTGCAGCACCTCGTAGAGGGCGCGGGCGAGCGTGAAGCGCATCGCCGGCGGGGACTCGGCGGTCACCTCGTCGTCGCGTACCCAGGCGGTCCTGCCGTCGGGCGCGATGCGGACCTCGGCCAGGGCGGCGCGCAGTCCGGGGGAGAGCGGCGGCTGCTCCTGCGGGGGGTGGGCGTTGCCGGCGGTCGCGGTTGCGGTTGCGGGAGTGCCTGTGGCCGTTTCTGTGCCCGTGCTCATGCGGCCTCCCCGAGTCCGACCGTGGAGACGAAGCTCCGCGGATCAAGTAGCGCTGTCCGGCCGATCCCCGCCGCCGCCCGGACGATGGCCGACAGACGGCCGTTCTCCTTGGTCGAGGCGATCAGCCGGTCGATCAGATGCCATCCGGCGTAGGACGTGGCCCGCACGACGAGTCCGTCGTCGTCGGGGCCGCCGCCCTCGCGGTAGCCACGGTGGAACGCGGCGATCAGCGGCAGTACGCGGGTCAGCTCCTCGCTGCCGCGCGCCACCACCTCCTCGTGGGTGAGGGTCGCCGAGAAGGCGTCGTCCGCCTCCTGCGAGGGAATCCGCAGCACCGCCCGGTGCAGCCACTCACCGACGTACGCCCCGACGTCACGCGCCGGATCGCCGAGCCGGAACTCCTCCCAGTCGTTGACGTACAACGCCGAGTCGGTGGCCAGGAACTGATCCAGCCTCAGATCCCCGTGGATGGGCACGTGAGCCACATCGGCCTCGGTCGCCCGGAGTCTTTCGAGCCCGTCGAGCAGCGCGGTGTCGCGCTGCAGCAGTCCCCAGCCCTGGATGAACGCGCCGGTGGCGTTGACGTAGTGCTCCAGCGGCAGCGACCGCAGGTCTTCGACGGGCGGGTACGGGTGCGGGTCCGGCTCCGGGAAGTCCTCGGGCAGGAACGGCAGTCGGTGCAGCGCGGCCACCGTGCGGCCGGCCTCCGCCGACGTCGCCTCGGTGAACTCCTCCTCCGCGGCGAGCTCGCTGCCCGACCGGATGTCGTCGAGCATCCCGAAGACCAGCAGGCGCTGCTCCTCGTCACCGCCGAGGAATTCGGGGCGAGGGAACGGCGATTGGCCGCGATCCATCAGGCGCTCGAATGACATGAGCCGCTGATAACGCTTCAGGGATTCCTTGGGATTCCCTTTGAGGCGCTTCACGAATACCGCGTTGCCGGTGTCGGTCACGCCGGACCAGTTGTCGTTCCGGCCCGGATAGGAGAAGACCTCCGAGGCGTCGAGTGAACCCAAGTGGAGCTGGACGAGGAGCTGTTCGACCGATGCGTCCACGGGACTGTCGACAGCCGACGCGGAAGAGCGGCCCTGCGGGTATTGAGTCTTTTCGCCTGCCACATGCGTTTTCTATCGCGGGTGGCCGCCGGCGGACAACGAATTGACCGCCATCGGCCACCCCCGGTCGGGGCATGGCGCGATGGGTAACGTGCGGACCGCCGAGCCGTCCCGGACGGGCGGTGTGAGGGCCGTACGAGGGGCCGGCACCGCTACGGGCACGGGGGCTCTCCCGCGGTCGTTCCAGGGGGTCGTACGGGCGCTGTGGACGCGAGTTCGACGCGAGTTCGACGCGGGTCCGACGCGTCGTCTTCGTGAGGCCGGCGCACCCTCGGCACGTCGGCCGAACGCCGTGACCTGTCTTTCGTCCGACCGCCCACGCGGGCCAAGCAGGGAAAACCGTGCCCGCGTGGGAGGTCGTGCGAGGTTCGGACAGGGGAACGGCGGCCGGTGACGATTCCTCCGCTAACCGTCACACGACGCCGTTCGTGGTGCCGATCTGTTCGAGCCAGTATTTACGTAATTTCGTCGCCCGCGTGTGTGGTGGTGCTTCGTGGTGCTGTCACGCGTGGTGCTCGTCGCGCTTGTTGTGCGTGCCGTGCCTGTTGTGCTCGTCGTGCTTGTTCCGCGGGCGCTTGTTCTTTTTCTGATGGGGCGGGGTCAGACGATTCTTCGCCGAACGGCCCACACGACCGCTTCGATCGGCGTTTCGACGTCGACGCGTTCGCATATGGTCCGCAGTTTTCGGCGCAGTGTGCGGTCGCTCATTCCCATCCGGCGAGCGACCTGCGCCATGGTGCAGCCCTGCGAGACCAGTTGAAGGATTCTCAAGTGATCATTTTCCAGTCCGAGGTGGGGGGCTCTGAGGACACTTCGTGGATTCACCTGTATCAACCTCGCGGTCGTCCGGCGGTGAGGCGCCGGATTCCGAGATGCTCGACGGCCTGAAAGAACAAGCTCGTTCACAGTTCTGCCGCCGGAAGAGCTGCTTTATCCGGTCCGGTCGAGCGCGGTCCGGGAAGTGCGGATTCTCGGTCTATGCGTCAGTCAATTAATGCCCCCGTTTCACTCTTCGGGCCGGAGTGGTCATCCGGTCCGTTCGCCCGTCACGCGGGAGTCGCCTCCCCCGTGGTCGAGTCGGGCGAGGTGTCGGCCACCCGCGGCCATGACACCTCTCCACCTCGCCTCCACTTCGTATGTTCAAACGGTCCGGTGGGGGAGGTGAACAGGGTGGGATGTGATCGCCCTCTGCTGTCGGCTCGTCACCGGTCGGTCCGGGGGGTGCCCGCACGGTCTCCCAGCTTCACTTTTGCGCCTTGGAGCGGGGGGTTCGGGGGTGGCGCGACACGCCCGGAATATGTGACGCAGATCACAGCATCCTTTGGGGGTTGTCGTGAGTCACGTCGGTGCCGTGATGTCCGGAACGTCGCGAGTGGGTACCTCGGCAGGGTGTCCGCCGGACTCCTCGGCGTGACGGTCCGGCCCCCGTCGAGACCGCCGCGACGGTCGTCGTGACGGCCGTCGCGAGGGTCGGGCCCACCCCCTGAACGCCCGGTTCCATGAGGGAAGAAGCGATGCCGAGGCAACCAATTGAGGCCACCGTGGGCGGGGTTGATAAATGGCCGAATGGCTCGATGGAAGGTGTTCGAGGTGTGAGTCCGATGATGGCATTCCGGACATGGCAAGGCGCCGCGCCGGTTAGGTCGGGGAAAGGCGATGACCTGGTTGTGTCGGCCGTGTTAAGTGTCCGTGGAGGCGGTCCAGTCCCCTTCGGGGAGAGTCCGGAATTACACCTATGAAGGCTTGGTGGTCCCTTCCGCTTTCGTGTCCGGAGCGCCCTCCACTCTCTCTTCACGTATCCTTCGTGCCCCCTCCGCGTTTCCCTCCCCCCGGCCTCCTTGCCCCGGCCTCCTCTCCATGGCCTCCTCGGCCCGCCTCCCGAACTCGCCTGCCGAACCGGCCTCTTCGCCGCGCCGCTCGAACGAGGCGCGGGTACGCCTGGACGCGGCGGACGTGTGGCGCCGCAACCCGGAGGTGCCATCCGGGTGCGACGCCTCGTGGGGGCTGGCGGCGTGGGCACCTCCCCGGCTAGGTTCGCGTGCGTCTGTCATGAACACAGGGAGTGTGAATGCGCAAGGCGCTGAGATGGTTGCTGTCGATCGTGCTGCTCGTCGGCACGCTGGGCACGGCCGGCGCGGCAACAGCCGCCGACGGGAACGCGGGATCCGCGGCCCCTGACATCAAGGACCAGATCCTCGCCATCCCGGGGATGAGCCTGATCGAGGAGAAGCCGTACCCCGGTTACCGATACTTCGTCCTCAACTACACCCAGCCCGTCGACCACGAACGACCGTCGAAGGGCACCTTCAAGCAGCGCCTCACGCTGCTGCACAAGGACACCAGCCGCCCCACCGTGTTCTTCACGAGCGGGTACGGCGTCTCCACCAACCCGAGCCGCAGTGAGCCGACACGGATCATCGACGGCAACCAGGTCTCGCTCGAGTACCGCTTCTTCACACCGTCCCGGCCCGACCCGGCCGACTGGTCCAAGCTCGACTACGAGCAGGCCGCGGCCGACCAGCACCGGATCTTCGGCGCGCTGAAGAAGATCTACCCGCAGAAGTGGCTCGCCACGGGTGGCTCGAAGGGCGGCATGACCGCCACGTACTACGAGCGCTTCCACCCCCGGGACATGGACGGCGTCGTCGCCTACGTCGCACCCAACGACGTGGTCAACAAGGAGGATTCCGCCTACGACCGCTTCTTCGAGAAGGTCGGCACCGCGGAGTGCCGCGCCAAGCTCAACGGCGTGCAGCGCGAGGCGCTGATCAGGCGTGAGCCGCTGAAGAAGATGTACGCGACGTGGGCCGAGGCCGAAGGCGCGACGTTCACCACCGTCGGCACGCTCGACAAGGCGTACGAGGCCGTCGTGCTCGACTTCGTCTGGGCCTTCTGGCAGTACAGCCTGGAAGCCGACTGCGAGAACATCCCGCCGGCCACCGCGTCGGACGAGGAGATCTACAACATCATCGACGCGATCTCCGGCTTCTCCTTCTACACCGACCAGGGCCTCGCCCCGTACACGCCGTACTACTACCAGGCCGGCACCGAACTCGGCTCGCCCTCCATCAAGCTGCCCCACCTGGGCAACCTGAGCCGCTACGGCTACCAGCCGCCGCGGAACTTCGTCCCGCGCGACATCCCCATGAAGTTCAGGCCGTGGGAGATGGCGTCCGTCGACAACTGGGTCCGCCGCAACGCGAACCAGATGATGTTCGTCTACGGCGAGAACGACCCCTGGGGCGCCGAGCGCTTCCGTCCCGGCCGCGGCACGCACGACACCCACGTGTACACCGCGCCGGGCGCCAACCACGGTGCCAACGTCGCCGGTCTTGTGGCCGACGAGCAGGCCGAGGCCACGGCCCGGATCCTCGACTGGGCGGACGTCGCACCGGCGACCGTGCAGCAGGACGCCGCCAAGGCGAAGCCGCTGGCCGCGTACGACGCGAAGCTCGACAAGCAGAACATGGAGCGGATGCCGACGCTGCGTCCGTAACCCACGAGCACGAAACCGCCACCGGCGCATACAAGGGGGGCGCACCGGTGGCGGTGTGCTGCCCGGACACAGGCGGCCTGGAGAGGGGAGTCAGCGATCGTAGCCAGTGAGTACGAGAGCCGACACCGCGCTGCGGAGAGTCGACGGGAGCACATGAAATAGGACGGATGGGCGCTTCGAGAAGTTCCACCGAATCCTGGCCCCCGGCCGGCAGCCCTGGCCCCGCACCTCCTCGGGCCCTCGGTCAGTGTCCCCGCGCCAGCAGCGCCTGCAGATACTCACGGCCGGGGATCAGCAGATCGGGAAGGTCCGCCGCATCCGGGTACCAGCGCTTCTCGTACTCCCAACAGAGCCACCCGTCGTCCCCGTCCCCGGTGAACAGCTCCACACACTCGCCCAACGGCAGGACTCCCGCGCCCAGCGCCAACGGCGTGGTGTCCTCGGCCGATGCGATGTCCTTGACCTGTACGTAGCCGAGGTGGGGGGACAGCGACGCATGGCTGGTGACCGGGCGTTCCCCGCCGAGCCACGTGTGCATCACGTCCCAGAGCGCACCCACCTGCTTGTGGCCGACCGGACCGAGGATGCGGATCGCGTCCGCGCCCGTGCGGTGGGAGTCGTGCGTCTCCAGCAGGATCCGCACCTGCGACTCGGCGGCGAGAGGCGCCGCGGCGGCCAGTCGGCGGGCGGCCGTCGCGTCGGCGGCCTCCGGGTCCTGGTCGCCGCCGCCCGGGAAGACCCGTACGTACGACGCGCCCAGGTCGCGCGCCAGCCGGATCAGTTCACTCAGCTCCTGGCTCAGCTGCTCCTCGTCACCGCCTTCCGCGGCCACCCGCACATAGCCCGCGACCGCCAGGATCTCGACCCCGTGACGCTTGAACTCGTCCACCACGGCGGCCCGTTCCCGCGAGCCGATGCCGGGGTGCACCGGCTCCTCCGGATGGGCGCGCAACTCCACACCTTGGTAGCCGGCCCCACTGGCGAGGGCGGCGACCTCGGGAATGGGGAGGCCGGGGACACCGAGGGTCGAGAAGGCGAATTTCACTCCGTGCTTCCTTTCACGAGGGGGAGTCCACGACGGACTCGTCGACAAGCGGGAGCCGCCAGTCCTGGCCGACCAGGTCCGCTCCGTAGGAATGGTGCGGTTTCTCGCCGACCAGGGTGAATCCCGCCCGTATGTACAGCTTGCGGGCGGCGGTCAGCAGGTCGTTGGTCCACAGCACCACCTCCCGATACCCCGCATCGCGGGCGAAATCCACAACCGCCCCCACCATTCGCTCACCCAGGCCGTGCCCGCGCGCTTCGGGCTCGACGAGGAGCAGGCGCAGCCGCGCGGCGCCCGGCGTCTCGTGGTCCCGCACACACATCACCGAGCCCACCGGCCGCCCGTCGAGCTCGGCCATCCATACCCGCTCCAGCCGCTCGTCGTGATCCGTGGCGAAGTCGGCGACGATCCTGGCGACGAGGCCCTCGAAGGTGGCGTCCCACCCGTACTCCGCCGCGTACACCGCGCCGTGCCGTTGCACGATCCAGCCCAGGTCGCCCGGGACCGGGTCCCGCAGCACCGGTCCTTCGCGGCGGGCGCCTGCCCGGGGGCCGTCCGCGGGCGTCTCGCCCGCGCTCAGTATTTCCCTGGCCGTCCGCAACGCCTCCACGAGGCGCGGGCGTTCGTCCGGCTCGACCCGGTCCAGCAGGGTGCCGACCGATTCACGCGCCCGCTCGTCGAGCAGTGCGGCGGTCCCACGCCCCTGCCGCGTAAGGGTGATCTGCTGCCGCCGGGCGTCCTGCTCGGACGGGGTGCGCTCAAGCAGCCCCTCCCGCTCGAACTTGGTCAGCATTCTGCTCAGATAGCCCGCGTCCAGCGACAGTTCGGCACGGAGCTCCGCCGCGTCCGTACGTGGCGCGTGCGCGAGCTCGTACAGCAGCCGTGACTCGGTCAGCGTGTATGGCGTGTAGAGGTGCTTGCCGTAATTCAGCGCGCCGATGAGGTTGGTGTAGAAGCGGTTGAACGCGCGGATCTCTTGAATGCTCATGGCCCCCCGACCCCTCGCTTGTCCATTTTTTTTCCTTGACTGAGTCAACGGTACGCCGGGGTCGCCAAGATCGGCAAGACACTCGATCGGGTGAACCCCCGACCGGCCGGCCGCGACCTGCCCGCTTGCTCTGCCTGCCCCACCCGTCTTCGCCGCCCGCCCGCCCCCGCTCGCCCGCGCCGGCCTCAGCCCCGCGGCGGCGCCGTCGAGGCCCGCGCCATCAACTCCGCGGCGATCGTCGCGATCCCGCCCGGCGGCGGGGCTTCCGTCCCCATCGCGAGCCGGCCGGCACGCGCCCCCGCCTCGTACAGGGGCAGCCGCACCGTCGTCAGCGCCGGTACCGCGTCGACCGAGAACGGCAGGTCGTCGAAGCCCGCCACCGAGATGTCCTCGGGGATGCGCAGCCCCTGGTCACGGACCGCCGCGCACGCGCCGAGCGCCACCGTGTCGTTCGCGGCGACCACCGCCGTCAGATCCGGCGAGCGCCGCAGCAACTCCAGCGTCGCCTCGTAGCCCGAGCGCCGGTCATAGGGGCCGTGCACCGTCAACGGGCCCTGGTCCTCGGTCAGTCCCGCGGCGGCCAGCGCCGACCGGTGGCCCTCCAGCCGGTGCCGGGTCGTGGTCCGCTCCGCAGGCCCCGCGACGTATCCGATCCTGCGGTGCCCCAGTGCCAGCAGATGCTCGGTGAGCCGCCGCCCGCCACCCCGGTTGTCGAACGCCAGCGACGCGACGACCGCGCTGCTGCCCGGCAGCGGCGGCCGCCCGCACAGCACGACGTGCGTCCCCGCGTCGGCGAGTTTGGTCAGTTTGGCCGACATCGCCGCGATATGAGTGGGGTCCTCAAGGGCCCCGCCGGTCAGGATCACGGCGGCGGCCCGCTGGCGCTGGAGGAGGGTGAGATAGGTCAGTTCCCGCTCCGGGGAGCCGCCCGTGTTGCAGACGACCGCGAGTTTCTCGCCGCCTGCCCGGCCGGTTCCCTCCTGGCCGCCGATCTCGGTCTGCGCGGCCCCGGCCATGATCCCGAAGAACGGGTCGGCGATGTCGTTCACCAGGATCCCGACCAGATCGGACGTGGCGGCGGCGAGCGAACTGGCCGGTCCGTTCAGCACATAGTCCAACTCGTCCACCGCCCGCAGTACGCGCTCCCTGGTGGATGCGGCCACCGGGTAGTTGCCGTTCAGTACGCGGGAAACGGTGGCGGGCGACACCCGGGCACGGGCCGCCACATCGGCCAGGGTGACTGTCATCGGCGGTTCCTCCGGAAGGTGGGTGATGCGGTGGATCGGCGCCGGACTCTTGTCCGGTCGCTTTCGGCAGGCTAGCTTCATACCTTATAGAAAGCGCTTGCTACGGCTGTATGGAGGGAACTTCGTGACACGCAGGACAGTGCGGATCGCCATGAACGGCGTCACGGGGCGGATGGGGTACCGGCAACACCTGGTGCGCTCCATCCTCGCGATCCGCGAACAGGGCGGACTGGACCTCGGCGACGGTGAGGTGCTGTGGCCCGAGCCCGTCCTCGTCGGGCGCCGTGAACACGCCCTCAGGGAGGTCGCGGAGCGACACGGCCTCACGGAGTGGTCCACCGACCTCGACACCGTCCTCGCCGACGACACCGTCGACATCTACTTCGACGCGCAGGTCACCTCGGCCCGGGTCGAAGCCATCAAGAAAGCCGTTGCTGCCGGGAAGCACATCTACACGGAGAAGCCGACGGCGACCGACCTCGAAGGCGCCCTCGACCTGGCCCGCCTCGCCCAGAGCGCCGGCATCAAGCACGGTGTCGTCCAGGACAAGATCTTCCTTCCTGGCCTGCTCAAGCTGAAGCGCCTCATCGACGGCGGCTTCTTCGGCGAGATCCTCTCCGTACGAGGCGAGTTCGGCTACTGGGTCTTCGAAGGCGACTGGCAGGAGTCGCAGCGACCCTCCTGGAACTACCGGACCGAGGACGGCGGCGGCATCACCGTCGACATGTTCCCGCACTGGGAGTACGTCCTGCACGAGCTGTTCGGCAAGGTCAACTCCGTCTCGGCGCACATCACCACCCACATCCCGCGCCGCTGGGACGAGCAGGGCAAGCCGTACGCCGCCACCGCCGACGACTCCGCCTACGGGATCTTCGAGCTGGAGGGCGGCATCGTCGCGCAGATCAACTCCTCCTGGGCGGTGCGGGTCAACCGCGACGAACTCGTCGAGTTCCAGGTCGACGGCACCCACGGGTCGGCCGTCGCCGGGCTGCGCCGCTGCCGCGTCCAGCACCGCACCTCCACCCCCAAGCCCGTCTGGAACCCGGACCTCGCCGCCACCGAGTCCTTCCGTGACCAGTGGCAGGAGATCCCGGACAACACCGAGTTCGACAACGGCTTCAAGGCGCAGTGGGAGCTCTTCCTGCGCCACATCGCGCTCGGCGAGCCCTACCGCTGGGACCTGCTCGCCGGCGCGCGTGGCGTACAGCTCGCGGAACTCGGGCTCAAGTCCTCGGTGCAGGGACGCCGCTTCGACGTACCGGAGCTCTCACTGTGACCACCCGAACCACGCCCCCCACGGTGTCCGGCACTCCCTCCGTAGGGAAGCCGGGCCAGGGGCTCCGGCTCCCGGACGCGGACGGCAGGCTGCGTACGTACCTGCCGCGCCGCGAACCTGCCGCCTTCCTCACCAAGGGCGCCGACGCCGCCCCTCTCGTCTCCCGTACGGTCTTCTCCGCCGCGCACGTCGTGGCCGACCCGTACGCCGACAGCAGCCCCGGAGCGCCGGTCGTCGTCGACTGGGACACCACGCTCGCCTTCCGCCGCCATCTGTGGTCGCACGGCCTCGGGGTCGCGGAGGCCATGGACACCGCGCAGCGCGGCATGGGGCTGGACTGGGCGGGGGCGGCCGAGCTGATCCGCCGTTCGGCGGCGGAGGCGCGGTCCACCGGAGGCCGGATCGCGTGCGGGGTGGGCACCGACCAACTCGCGCCGGGAGCGCACTCTCTTGAGGAGGTGCGCGCGGCGTACGAGGAACAGCTCGCGCTCGTCGAGGAGACCGGCTCCCAGGCCATCCTGATGGCCTCACGCGCACTCGCCGCGGCCGCGGAGGGGCCGGAGGACTATCTGGCCGTCTACGCCCACCTCCTGCGGCAGGCGGACGAACCCGTGGTGTTGCACTGGCTCGGCCCGATGTTCGACCCGGCGCTGGAAGGTTACTGGGGCAGTACGGACCTCGACGCGGCCACCGAGACGTTCCTCCAGGTCATCTCCGAACACCCGGACAAGATCGACGGAATCAAGGTCTCGCTGCTGGACGCGCGTCGCGAGGTCGAGCTGCGCCGGCGCCTCCCGCAGGGCGTGCGCTGCTACACGGGCGACGACTTCAACTACCCCGAGCTGATCGCGGGCGACGAACGAGGCTTCAGCCATGCGCTGCTGGGCATCTTCGACCCGCTCGGGCCGGTGGCCGCCGAAGCCGTACGTGTCCTGGACACGGGTGACGCGAAGGGATTCCGGGAACTGCTCGACCCCACGGTCGAGCTGTCGCGCCATCTCTTCCAGGCACCCACCCGCTTCTACAAGACGGGTGTGGTGTTCCTGGCCTGGCTGGCCGGCCATCAGGCCCACTTCGCCATGGTCGGCGGCCTTCAGTCGGCCCGTTCGCTCCCGCATCTCGCGCGGGCGTACGAACTGGCTGACGGATTGGGCCTGTTCCCGGACCCGGTGGCGGCCGAAGGCCGGATGAAGTCCCTGCTCGGCGTGTACGGAGTGGACCAGTGACGGACGTGAACGAGACGACGGATGTGGCCGGAGCGACCGACGTGACGGACACGGGTGCGTCCGTACCGCCAAGTGACCTCAGCCGCTTCAGCATCAACCAGATGACGGTCAAGCAGCTCACCCTCCCCGAGCTCACCGAGGCGTGCGTACGGCTCGGCGTTCCGGGCGTGGGGTTGTGGCGGGAGCCCGTGCGGGCGTACGGCACGGAGGCCGCCGCCAAGCTCGTGCACGACGCCGGACTCGCCGTCACCACGCTGTGCCGCGGCGGCTTCCTGACGGCGATCGATC
This window of the Streptomyces niveus genome carries:
- a CDS encoding bifunctional helix-turn-helix transcriptional regulator/GNAT family N-acetyltransferase codes for the protein MSIQEIRAFNRFYTNLIGALNYGKHLYTPYTLTESRLLYELAHAPRTDAAELRAELSLDAGYLSRMLTKFEREGLLERTPSEQDARRQQITLTRQGRGTAALLDERARESVGTLLDRVEPDERPRLVEALRTAREILSAGETPADGPRAGARREGPVLRDPVPGDLGWIVQRHGAVYAAEYGWDATFEGLVARIVADFATDHDERLERVWMAELDGRPVGSVMCVRDHETPGAARLRLLLVEPEARGHGLGERMVGAVVDFARDAGYREVVLWTNDLLTAARKLYIRAGFTLVGEKPHHSYGADLVGQDWRLPLVDESVVDSPS
- a CDS encoding LacI family DNA-binding transcriptional regulator, with translation MTVTLADVAARARVSPATVSRVLNGNYPVAASTRERVLRAVDELDYVLNGPASSLAAATSDLVGILVNDIADPFFGIMAGAAQTEIGGQEGTGRAGGEKLAVVCNTGGSPERELTYLTLLQRQRAAAVILTGGALEDPTHIAAMSAKLTKLADAGTHVVLCGRPPLPGSSAVVASLAFDNRGGGRRLTEHLLALGHRRIGYVAGPAERTTTRHRLEGHRSALAAAGLTEDQGPLTVHGPYDRRSGYEATLELLRRSPDLTAVVAANDTVALGACAAVRDQGLRIPEDISVAGFDDLPFSVDAVPALTTVRLPLYEAGARAGRLAMGTEAPPPGGIATIAAELMARASTAPPRG
- a CDS encoding Gfo/Idh/MocA family protein, producing MTRRTVRIAMNGVTGRMGYRQHLVRSILAIREQGGLDLGDGEVLWPEPVLVGRREHALREVAERHGLTEWSTDLDTVLADDTVDIYFDAQVTSARVEAIKKAVAAGKHIYTEKPTATDLEGALDLARLAQSAGIKHGVVQDKIFLPGLLKLKRLIDGGFFGEILSVRGEFGYWVFEGDWQESQRPSWNYRTEDGGGITVDMFPHWEYVLHELFGKVNSVSAHITTHIPRRWDEQGKPYAATADDSAYGIFELEGGIVAQINSSWAVRVNRDELVEFQVDGTHGSAVAGLRRCRVQHRTSTPKPVWNPDLAATESFRDQWQEIPDNTEFDNGFKAQWELFLRHIALGEPYRWDLLAGARGVQLAELGLKSSVQGRRFDVPELSL
- a CDS encoding dihydrodipicolinate synthase family protein; translation: MSGTPSVGKPGQGLRLPDADGRLRTYLPRREPAAFLTKGADAAPLVSRTVFSAAHVVADPYADSSPGAPVVVDWDTTLAFRRHLWSHGLGVAEAMDTAQRGMGLDWAGAAELIRRSAAEARSTGGRIACGVGTDQLAPGAHSLEEVRAAYEEQLALVEETGSQAILMASRALAAAAEGPEDYLAVYAHLLRQADEPVVLHWLGPMFDPALEGYWGSTDLDAATETFLQVISEHPDKIDGIKVSLLDARREVELRRRLPQGVRCYTGDDFNYPELIAGDERGFSHALLGIFDPLGPVAAEAVRVLDTGDAKGFRELLDPTVELSRHLFQAPTRFYKTGVVFLAWLAGHQAHFAMVGGLQSARSLPHLARAYELADGLGLFPDPVAAEGRMKSLLGVYGVDQ